A window of the Besnoitia besnoiti strain Bb-Ger1 chromosome VI, whole genome shotgun sequence genome harbors these coding sequences:
- a CDS encoding hypothetical protein (encoded by transcript BESB_068640): MEGSPPYPLESDVWRTGRDARGEAPRPVGTRRSGQQLSHLASGVLQAEARALSQASEREAGGSVPAPAKASGSSEKKEIEATSERDTQPLDACPVAHEIPIQHQGTCRDTSPRVSQRRAAQGDAAAEKAAERAAWGGESPAGAGGCRVDFRPPQDALPKGGSSPAQERKREKANDIEIAHSAAARATRRRSPQGMRPKKKTRTSRAVAQTKCPSVPRGDRADTPLTPAPSRPAAGSPTPHLDAAPPSAPPPSSASPLPSSAASAPPPSSPYPSPLRPPLLASFLCAEVKQASTERSCAAEESEAPRMTSNEVAEGVRTGNQALLQSREEELASAAGRGGGEQRLKSRVQASDGAMCAPERKRRRKGSETQPHASHRVRGAPSSPSALCASPCPLLRHATRPPGSERVLFQHIVCAVLQPLNRALGAWRASCIERQLRDYAECGTAVRRGALENRENAITRRTTGWRTAAPEGDEVSRKSESPEKADETSAEGRRDGDGDDELFPDAPGLPISQLSEAYSLIWSVSVADPRACLGAYGLFCALLYVFAHQRLRQCPALDRLLRRLYLPPSKTSSSSSSEAPPSSLVSARSEPAWSAPRPAAPSAPPSLSAAALPLDSSPPCSPAHEAPAPAEFLIRVVGVWREYLHFAYALLGIFSCLQTDTASPFLRTASHAALRPPVSPFQHVPPRDLKESCRRVQLPRPRAETREPAAEPSHAEASAAALPTSRVSSASCARELSSFGDSKSEAQPASGAAASHCTHRPRAGGSLRAAALAEDFAPLREDGKGDCEGRGAEGKLEEFEGCFASGREAQSAESDREAEGECKPQNRDFSSCGENAGGDSELPNASLSPTAVGALVLQHLCSPDLPPCMQKQSEKNETSTGREGATEDEEETCRSRVFQLQKDLPGSVRNDIVSKVSLGALVASTMAMQEAALPLDVAALRIFRTLLSPACLTAFRAAVSFCLKEKRTCALRAVLLRCRPPPPACRSLPSAPSSPASSIPPSSSESPSSTRVSSRSAASLHAGAAAALSPGARSESPGRSAARREPTRRQTACAEEAAASSAPSPGAAGGGMHPRLLREAVVFLRRVCDSDSVRLLSLPAWEREKKREAATRAQLRAKDRHAAPASAFGRPQKTPESRRDATTPDRLGGGIAGGGGSGEPEARHAREKQNPRDARGHAADERERRGDPDRGETSQRASGPSAVAAAVPRLQRETGDGGVHASPPQKATRPPPQPPAEAENSERRARRVVAWGTPQWIAGASAKSVWDGDVKEAEKFRRWLMQKAGKFYMTTAACLLRQRSLPLQAYVQLGLHLLEAEAALAETCLPPQAREDMLNAAASALFRFHVETVLQLPPRLGSLLKLGDWLTVRSLFATLRRWPKDALLRFVAECRMHWQERFSFVFLSTSCADSPPSSSPLSRPSQTPYPTSAKRADPLSALSSCPVSPSDSAAARSLPSTSNSAAASTHGARTSEGPRSSSQRASAALSASVAAPARAATGAACVPGGLPSSFLVRRLSALVKECSATEGELKTHFGNHPALRKARDEAFEAVLNGEDVLKLFSAYQARLTSYATPFSAPAPLRHSSSSCLCSPHVCAELAPNVHNQQTGSSLIAASPACRSDADGSAPERVFLQSPSFSFSALTLLCFSLRPSSSLSRSSSLLLSAAVVDYVAQVLQGADSAGYACTPEADPERVDSGCFQTEEGEAIATDACSQKRRRCGGQMTWLASMRQVLHHMQERDTFCNFFRLSVARRLLATALLDFRAQREIPSCLPEAAFSSASASGSRPQAATPSPLTAAASREAEDSFAAFSSGDKSPQSGNSETTRTAAHHPGSLHAARSRGHPLPPQQRHHDGRGSSGGGPREEEQGTVEAEARFGGRHERAETGGGRQEISRAGDQGDSGSASVKNEHERREPPFFQQQMAQAASSASPAFFLSVSARTPDAPSAPATATPRRDAQLALSPYVLRGISAASESVRQLQGRVNPAAQSTGRSRGASAVLIDEEARLAAGHRDAEPSKQARLKLERCAAREMLEAAVGEGCRQQEAWKLRQIFEDLDAAESVEAEFAWSCRERYDLHTGRETSPLGVSLHSGDAACLWADGGTDAGAWGGSTESEAAEKETDERSTIAPSVSQHAWEDDPRSAAKQGVEGRGVPGSLPASDVASRSAVSDRVEATRPAFERGRSHFIFHPLILTQHAWTHALPHRDLYLAPRTTSSAAACLNSRAFSAASPPPAHSPPLLTPAASLHQAAASPSSAYCDVPRPPSAEAEVASRVGEFTERVYSLRSTSRQKSGFSPSRQSGLHARGGRILNASSLKGASAAEDAESELTRYTTGRSLSIRLMKIGDAWVPRDLGMPLKAFTAFYRSRFPERRLSWQLRLSRLEVSCLSAAEATAFIAARGRPRPTLRVNLPALAGVILLLFNARPLFSLREISESTGLSRADAAKIVLSLLVASQQLLQLLPIAFQGRSEAAQRCRAASGDSAASGAATAACGEASKPTAGGEGGEESGADACEGAPNQDRTTLGEKEAKRWDESKSRLPLPCDPLARLWRELTGNEDDCRICLNEAFFAPREEETVVHAHPLEDAALALFVPDIAEKAFLAGDPLYEPLSSLFPSCPPVASPVSPPLPDGYPWRVDSARETGSTGGTRVDFQVSSSLRVSADYQALVEAAVVRVMKRYRRLPHARLYQEVQSYIHRRLSAQSSHMATASRESAGGFLEKQKGTDASAAAVTSRETGEVPRSSCGVATQGLKPEEEGTSKALPPPKPTLSAERGALQEERVETPEEEIVAEANAADRTSGDTATASLLQSRRCGGLKGRLAREHAAAEANPNTTRTSDGELGGESCPAGGDAERSARHRAGGRQAVKLQMEQKELPRQAGLDAKMEAVSPHREGKEIKKAGSLGERALVPMALFKKRLDSLLEREFIARDGNDSAVYIYLP, from the exons ATGGAGGGCAGCCCGCCATACCCACTCGAAAGTGACGTTTGGCGTACCGGCCGGGACGCAcggggggaggcgccgcgcccagttggaacgcgccgcagcgggcagCAACTGTCTCATCTCGCTTCAGGTGTTTTGCAAGCGGAGGCACGCGCTCTCTCACAAGcaagcgagcgagaagcaggTGGAAGCgtgcccgcgccggcgaaggcttCAGGAAGCTcagaaaagaaagagatCGAGGCAACatcagagagagacacgcagccgCTCGACGCATGCCCCGTCGCCCATGAGATACCCATCCAGCATCAAGGCACATGCAGAGACACTTCTCCGCGCGtgtcgcagaggcgagccgcaCAAGGTGAtgcagccgcggagaaggcggccgAAAGGGCAGCGTGGGGGGGAGAAAGCccagcaggcgccggaggatGTCGAGTCGACTTCCGACCCCCCCAAGACGCCTTACCGAAAGGGGGGAGCTCGCCCGCGCAGGAGAGAAAACGTGAAAAAGCAAACGACATTGAGATCGCACacagcgcagctgcgcgagcaaccagaaggcgcagcccACAAGGAATGCGGCCCAAGAAGAAAACAAGAACGTCTCGCGCCGTAGCGCAAACGAAGTGCCCTTCTGTTCCACGCGGCGATCGCGCAGACACTCCCCTAACCCCAGCGCCTtcccgccccgccgcaggcagTCCAACGCCGCATCTCGATGCAGCTCCGCCAAGCGCGCCTCCcccttcctctgcttctccgctcccttcgtcggctgcctctgcgcctccgccctcgtcgccgtatccttcgcctctccgtccGCCTCTGTTGGCTTCGTTTCTTTGCGCAGAAGTGAAGCAGGCTTCCACAGAGCGCTCGTGTGCCGCcgaggaaagcgaggcgccgcggatgaCCTCGAACGAGGTGGCGGAGGGAGTTCGAACAGGCAATCAGGCGCTGCTACagagccgcgaagaagagcttGCTTCCGCTGCGGGGCGTGGGGGGGGTGAACAAAGACTCAAATCCCGAGTTCAGGCTTCTGACGGAGCTATGTGTGCGCCAGAGCGGAAACGCAGGAGAAAGGGAagcgagacgcagccgcacgcgagcCACAGGGTTAGAGgtgcgccgtcgtcgccttcggcgctgtgcgcctctccctgcccTCTCCTCCGTCACGCAACTCGCCCGCCCGGGAGCGAACGTGTCCTTTTTCAGCACATTGTCTGTGCAGTTCTGCAGCCGCTCAACCGTGCCCTCGGCGCGTGGCGTGCATCGTGCATCGAGAGGCAACTACGAGATTACGCTGAGTGCGGCACTGCCGTTAGAAGAGGCGCCCTCGAAAACCGTGAGAATGCCATCACGCGTCGAACCACAGGCTGGCGAACCGCGGCGccagaaggagacgaagtcTCGCGTAAGTCCGAATCGCCAGAGAAAGCGGATGAAACTTCGGCTGAAGGAAGGCGAGatggagacggcgacgacgagctgtTCCCCGACGCGCCCGGTCTACCCATATCGCAGCTCTCTGAAGCTTACTCAC TAATTTGGAGTGTTTCCGTCGCCGACCCGCGGGCTTGCCTAGGCGCCTAcggcctcttctgcgcgctACTCTACGTCTTTGCGcaccagcgcctccgccagtgCCCCGCTCTCGatcgtcttctccgccgtctctaTCTGCCTCCTTCCAAgacttcttcgtcttcctcatctgaagcgcctccctcgtctctcgTATCCGCCCGCTCTGAACCCGCGTggtccgcgccgcgccccgccgccccctccgcgcctccttccctctctgccgctgcactGCCTCTTgactcgtctccgccttgcTCTCCGGCGCACGAGGCACCCGCCCCCGCTGAGTTCCTCATCCGTGTGGTTGGCGTCTGGCGGGAGTACCTGCACTTTGCTTATGCCCTGCTTGGCATCTTCTCCTGCCTGCAGACCGACACCGCGTCGCCTTTCCTCCGCACTGCCTCGCATGCCGCCCTGCGCCCTCCGGTATCGCCTTTTCAGCacgtgccgccgcgcgacctGAAGGAGTCCTGCCGGCGTGTTCagcttcctcgcccgcgcgcggagactcgcgagcctgcagcggagccgtcgcatgcggaggcgagcgccgccgctcttccgACGTCGCGagtctcgtctgcctcgtgcGCACGCGAGCTGTCTTCGTTCGGTGATTCGAAATctgaggcgcagccggcctctggagcagctgcttcgcaTTGCACGCACCGCCCGAGAGCCGGTGGAAgtctgcgcgctgccgcactcGCTGAGGACTTTGCGCCCCTCCGTGAGGACGGGAAAGGAGACTGCGAAGGCCGAGGGGCTGAAGGAAAACTTGAAGAGTTCGAGGGCTGCTTCGCGTCTggacgagaggcgcagagcgcggagagcgaccgcgaagcagagggcgaATGCAAGCCGCAAAACAGAGACTTCTCGAGCTGCGGAGAGAatgcaggcggcgacagcgaactGCCCAATGCCTCACTGTCGCCGACCGCCGTCGGGGCGCTCGTGCTCCAACACCTCTGCTCGCCTGACTTACCGCCCTGCATGCAAAAGCagagcgaaaaaaacgagacTTCAAcggggcgagaaggcgccacagaagacgaggaagaaacaTGCCGGTCGCGAGTCTTCCAACTTCAGAAAGATCTCCCAGGCTCAGTGAGGAACGACATAGTATCCAAagtctctctcggcgcgctcgtGGCCTCAACTATGGCAAtgcaggaggccgcgcttcctctagacgtggcggcgctgcgaatCTTTCGAACCCTT CTCAGCCCGGCCTGCCTGactgccttccgcgccgcggtgAGTTTCTGTTTGAAGGAGAAGCGAAcctgcgccctccgcgcagTTCTCCTCCGATGCaggcccccgccgccagcgtgTCGCAGTCTCCCCTCGGcaccctcctcgcctgcttctTCGATTCCACCCTCTTCATCGGAATCGCCTTCGTCGACTCGTGTCTCTTCTAGAAGCGCGGCGTCCCTGcacgctggcgccgccgccgccctttcGCCtggggcgcgcagcgagtcTCCCGGGaggtccgcggcgcgccgcgagccgacTCGAAGGCAAACAGcttgcgcagaggaggccgcggcctcctctgcgccatcgcccggcgcagccggcggcggtATGcatccgcggcttctgcgcgaggccgtcgtcttcctccgccgcgtctgcgactCTGACTcggtgcgcctcctctcgctgcccgcctgggagcgcgagaagaaacgcgaggccgcgacacgcgcgcagctgagggCGAAGGACAGACACGCCGCacccgcctctgccttcggTAGGCCGCAAAAAACACCAGAGTCTCGCCGCGACGCAACGACTCCCGATAGGCTCGGGGGAGGCAtcgcggggggcggaggcagcggcgaacCTGAAGCtcgacacgcgcgcgagaagcaaaACCCAAGAGACGCACGAGggcacgcagcagacgagagagagagacgaggagatcCAGATCGAGGAGAGACAAGCCAGCGGGCGAGCGGGCCGTCGGCGGTGGCTGCGGCGGTGCCGCGGCTTCAGAGGGAGACTGGAGACGGAGGAGtccacgcgtcgccgccgcagaaggccactcggccgccgccgcagccgccggcagaAGCCGAGAACTctgagaggcgcgcgaggagagtcGTGGCGTGGGGCACGCCGCAGTGGATCGCTGGGGCCAGCGCAAAGAGCGTGTGGGACGGCGACGTgaaggaagcagaaaaaTTCAGACG GTGGCTAATGCAGAAGGCGGGAAAGTTTTACATGACGACTGCAGCCTGCCTTCTTCGGCAGCGCAGCTTGCCTCTCCAGGCATACGTGCAGCTGGGCCTTCACCTCCTGGAAGCTGAAGCGGCTCTTGCCGAAACGTGCCTGCCCCCGCAAGCGA GAGAAGACATGCTAAATGCCGCAGCTTCCGCGCTCTTCCGCTTCCACGTGGAAACagtcctgcagctgccgccccgcctcgGGTCGCTGCTGAAGTTGGGCGACTGGCTCA CGGTTCGCTCCCTTTTCGCAACGCTGAGGCGCTGGCCAAAGGACGCGCTCCTGCGCTTCGTGGCGGAGTGTCGCATGCACTGGCAGGAACGATTCTccttcgttttcctctcgACTTCCTGCGCggactcgccgccgtcttcctccccGCTCTCGAGACCTTCGCAGACTCCGTATCCCAcgagcgcgaagcgcgccgACCCCCTTtcggctctctcctcttgtcccgtctctccctcagattcggctgccgcgcgctcgctcccAAGTACGTCGAattccgccgcggcttccacGCATGGAGCGCGAACGTCAGAGGGCCCACGCAGCTCGTCGCAGcgcgcttccgctgcgctgtcggcctccgtcgcagctcccgcgcgtgcggcaactggcgccgcctgcgtgccTGGCGGCTTgccttcttcgtttcttgttcgccgcctctcggcgtTGGTGAAGGAGTGCAGCGCCACGGAGGGAGAGTTGAAGACGCACTTCGGGAACCACCCCGCGCTGCgaaaggcgcgcgacgag GCCTTTGAGGCTGTGTTGAACGGCGAGGACGTCTTGAAGCTTTTTTCTGCGTATCAAGCTCGGCTCACCTCCTACGCGacgcccttctccgcgccggctcCTTTGCGGCACTCGAGTTCTTCTTGTCTGTGCTCGCCGCATGTCTGCGCGGAATTGGCACCAAATGTCCACAACCAGCAAACGGGGTCTTCGCTcatcgcggcgtcgccggcgtgccgcagcgacgccgacggcagcgccCCTGAGCGCGTATTTCTTCAGTCGCcctccttttccttctccgcttTGACTCTGCTgtgcttctctctgcgaccatcgtcttctctttctcgctcgtcCTCGCTCCTTCTGAGCGCGGCCGTCGTGGACTACGTGGCGCAGGTGCTGCAGGGCGCGGATTCCGCAGGGTATGCGTGTACCCCCGAGGCAGATCCGGAAAGGGTAGACAGTGGCTGTTTTCAGAcagaagagggcgaggcgatTGCCACCGACGCGTGCAGCCAGAAAAGACGGCGCTGTGGAGGCCAAATGACCTGGCTG gCGAGCATGCGCCAAGTGCTGCACCACATGCAGGAGCGAGACACATTCTGCAACTTCTTCCGCCTCAGCGtcgcgcgacgcctgctCGCGACAGCTCTCCTCGACTTTCGCGCGCAACGCGAAATCCCCTCGTGCCTTCCTGAGGCTGCCTTTTCCTCGGCCTCTGCCTCGGGGTCGCGCCCCCaagccgcgacgccttcgccgttgacggcggcagcctcgagagaggcagaagactcttttgcggccttctcctctggcGACAAGTCGCCACAGTCTGGAAACAGCGAAACGACCCGAACGGCGGCTCACCATCCAGGCAGCCTCCatgccgcgcgcagcagagggcacccgctcccgccgcagcagcgccatcACGACGGGCGAGGCTCCAGTGGCGGCGgaccgcgcgaagaagaacaGGGCACtgtggaggcagaggcgcgcttTGGAGGAAGACACGAAAGGGCGGAGactggcggcggccggcagGAGATATCCCGCGCCGGGGATCAAGGCGACTCAGGAAGCGCCTCTGTCAAGAATGAACATGAGCGTCGCGAACCCCCGTTCTTCCAGCAGCAAatggcgcaggcggcgtcctctgcttcaccagccttcttcctcagcgTTTCTGCGCGCACGCCAGACGCTCCAAGCGCCcccgcgacagcgacgccaaggcgagacgcgcaacTTGCGCTCAGTCCGTATGTGCTTCGCGGGATCTCCGCGGCATCTGAGAGCGTGCGCCAGCTGCAAGGGCGCGTCAaccccgccgcgcagagcacCGGAAGAAGTCGGGGGGCAAGCGCCGTCCTAATCGATGAAGAAGCGCGGCTTGCGGCAGGCCACCGGGACGCGGAGCCCAGCAAGCAGGCGAGACTGAAGCTGGAGAGGTGCGCGGCTAGAGAGATGCTCGAGGCAGCCGTGGGTGAGGGCTGCAGACAGCAGGAGGCGTGGAAGCTGCGGCAGATATTCGAAGACCTtgacgcagcggagagcgtcGAGGCTGAGTTTGCTTGGTCCTGCAGAGAGCGATATGACCTTCACACCGGGCGAGAGACCAGCCCTCTAGGCGTCAGCTTGcacagcggcgacgctgcctgCCTATGGGCGGATGGAGGGACAGACGCAGGGGCCTGGGGCGGGAgcacggagagcgaggccgcagaaaaagagacagaTGAGCGGTCGACAATCGCCCCCTCGGTCTCGCAGCACGCATGGGAAGACGATCCACGATCAGCCGCTAAGCAGGGAGTTGAGGGTCGCGGCGTCCCTGGCAGTCTTCCCGCCTCAGATGTCGCTTCGCGTTCTGCTGTCTCTGATCGGGTGGAGGCGACCCGGCCTGCGTTCGAAAGGGGGCGAAGCCACTTCATCTTCCACCCTCTCATCCTCACTCAGCATGCGTggacgcatgcgctgccTCATAGGGATCTCTATCTTGCCCCGCGGACCACCTcatctgcagctgcctgctTGAATTCTCGCGCGTTCTCGGCTGCTTCTCCACCTCCTGCGCACTCCCCGCCTCTCttgacgccggcggcgtcccTTCAccaggctgctgcctcgccgtcttctgcctACTGTGACGTcccgcgtcctccgtcgGCAGAGGCTGAGGTCGCCTCGCGGGTGGGCGAGTTCACCGAACGGGTGTATTCGCTCAGGTCGACAAGCAGGCAGAAAAGTGgtttttcgccttctcggcagagcggcctgcatgcgcgcggcgggagaATACTAAACGCGAGCTCGCTGAAaggggcgtccgcggcggaggacgccgaaaGCGAGCTGACGCGATATACAACCGGGAGGAGTCTAAGCATTCGGCTGATGAAGATAGGCGACGCCTGGGTGCCTCGGGATCTTGGGATGCCGCTGAAG GCCTTCACAGCGTTCTATCGATCGCGCTTCCCAGAGCGAAGACTCTCGTGGCAACTGCGGCTGAGTCGCCTGGAGGTTTCCTGCCTCAGTGCCGCGGAGGCAACCGCCTTCATCGCTGCAAGGGGCAGGCCTCGACCGACACTTCGCGTGAACCTGcctgccctcgccggcgtcaTTCTGCTTCTCTTCAACGC GCGCCCCTTGTTCTCCCTCCGCGAGATCTCAGAAAGCACAGGCCTTTCGCGCGCCGATGCGGCGAAGATCGTGCTGAGTCTGCTGGTCGCCTCCCAGCAACTCTTGCAGCTCCTCCCCATCGCCTTCCAGGGGAGATCTGAAGCCGCACAGCGCTGTCGTGCCGCAAGCGGAgactctgccgcctccggcgctgcaactgctgcatgcggcgaggcgtcCAAGCCGAcagcaggcggagaaggcggagaagaaagcggcgcagacgcctgcgaagGAGCGCCGAATCAAGATAGGACCACGctcggcgagaaggaagccaAGCGCTGGGATGAATCGAAGAGCCGATTGCCTCTGCCCTGCGAtccgctggcgcgccttTGGAGGGAGCTGACAGGGAATGAAGACGACTGCCGAATTTGCCTCAACgaggccttcttcgcgccgagagaagaggagaccgTGGTGCATGCACACCCCCTGGAG GatgcggcgctggcgctcttTGTGCCAGACATTGCTGAAAAGGCTTTCCTCGCCGGCGATCCCCTTTACGAACCTTTATCTTCTCTCTTCCCCTCCTGTCCCCCCGTCGCCTCCCCGgtgtcgccgcctctccctgaCGGATACCCTTGGCGAGTGGACTCTGCGAGGGAGACTGGGAGCACCGGCGGCACCCGCGTGGACTTCCaggtttcctcttctttgcgcgtctccgccgactATCAGGCGCTTGTCGAGGCAGCCGTTGTAAGAGTGATGAAGCGCTACAGGCGGTTGCCTCACGCGCGTCTTTACCAGGAAGTCCAGAGTTACATTCACCGCCGACTCTCCGCGCAGTCTTCGCACATGGCGACGGCCTCCAGGGAGTCAGCGGGAGGTTTTCTGGAGAAACAAAAGGGTACTGAtgcgagcgcggccgcagtAACCAgccgagagacaggagaagtgccaagaagcagctgcggtgTAGCTACGCAAGGTTTAAAACCCGAGGAAGAGGGAACGAGTAAGGCTCTCCCGCCGCCGAAACCGACTCTATcagccgagcgcggcgcgctgcaggaggagagGGTCGAAACGCCTGAGGAGGAGATCGTAGCCGAGGCGAATGCGGCAGACCGGACATCTGGCGACACGGCAACTGCTTCCTTGCTTCAGAGCAGGCGATGCGGAGGCTTGAAAGGCCGTCTGGCGCGGGAacatgcagcagctgaagcgaATCCAAACACGACGCGaacgagcgacggcgaactAGGGGGGGAGTCTTGTCCCGCTGGAGGTGATGCCGAGCGAAGCGCCCGGCACCGCGCGGGAGGACGCCAGGCAGTAAAGCTGCAGATGGAACAGAAGGAGTTGCCGAGACAAGCAGGCCTTGACGCGAAAATGGAGGCCGTTTCGCCGCACAGAGAGGGAAAGGAAATCAAGAAAGCAGGCAGCTTGGGAGAGCGTGCGCTTGTCCCGATGGCATTGTTCAAGAAGAGACTGGACAGCCTCTTGGAGCGCGAATTCATCGCCAGAGATGGAAATGACTC CGCTGTCTACATCTACCTCCCCTGA